The following proteins are encoded in a genomic region of Primulina huaijiensis isolate GDHJ02 chromosome 3, ASM1229523v2, whole genome shotgun sequence:
- the LOC140972695 gene encoding putative RING-H2 finger protein ATL21A: MYLIFTGPQFLYLFPIRKSYMGILDTLFYFFSILSVVHGQKQNVCPTTFCGGFSLDYPFKLPDKLPQNNCTYTNLFCNANLNYGTPVVTLPYGGDFYVRYIDYLDSYIELYDPEGCLMKRLMNKLNLSSSPFKVIAYENYTFYTCPSSPNNVTPLDTVLISCLSNSTSITVATSFPSSDLLSGYKCEVFGSWQLPVLGLGQFDLHGGGDDLYLTWNQAVCKSCEDTQQNTDDSNNFLGAYVGSPIFMPSAVLMGLVFTICLLFMFKRRGSRDEINVPDIQPETATATTAPPHQEGLDDSKINTCTSLVIINESKTNSEPDSSSYICPICLEGYKSQDIVRSIAKCEHRFHADCIELWLRKNITCPVCRTTLSDVEG, translated from the exons ATGTACTTAATCTTCACAGGACCACAATTCCTCTACCTGTTTCCAATCCGTAAATCTTACATGGGAATTCTTGACACACTGTTCTATTTTTTCTCGATCTTATCTGTTGTCCATggtcaaaaacaaaatgttTGTCCAACAACATTCTGTGGAGGTTTCTCTCTAGATTACCCTTTCAAACTACCAGATAAACTGCCCCAAAATAATTGTACTTATACCAATCTTTTTTGCAATGCCAATCTAAATTATGGAACACCCGTTGTAACTCTTCCTTATGGTGGAGATTTCTACGTACGGTATATTGACTATTTGGATTCATACATAGAGCTCTATGATCCTGAAGGTTGCCTTATGAAACGTCTGATGAATAAATTGAACCTATCATCTTCACCTTTCAAGGTCATTGCCTATGAAAACTACACCTTTTATACTTGTCCTTCAAGTCCAAATAATGTCACACCATTGGATACGGTCCTCATCAGTTGTCTTAGCAACTCCACTAGTATCACTGTGGCTACTTCTTTCCCCTCATCTGATCTACTTTCAGGATATAAATGCGAGGTCTTTGGCAGTTGGCAACTCCCTGTTTTAGGGTTGGGACAGTTTGATCTTCATGGAGGTGGTGATGATCTTTATTTGACTTGGAATCAAGCTGTTTGCAAATCCTGTGAAGATACACAACAGAATACAG ACGATTCCAACAATTTTTTGGGAGCATATGTTGGATCACCAATTTTCATGCCATCGGCAGTGCTTATGGGCTTAGTATTCACAATCTGTTTACTGTTCATGTTCAAACGTAGAGGCAGCAGAGATGAGATAAATGTACCCGATATCCAGCCAGAGACTGCCACAGCCACTACAGCACCACCACATCAAGAAGGGTTGGATGACTCCAAAATCAATACTTGTACATCATTGGTAATTATTAATGAAAGCAAAACAAATTCGGAGCCAGATTCTTCTTCTTATATCTGCCCAATATGCCTGGAAGGATACAAGTCCCAAGATATCGTGAGAAGCATAGCCAAATGTGAGCATCGGTTCCATGCCGACTGCATTGAATTGTGGTTAAGAAAAAATATCACATGTCCTGTTTGTAGAACAACTCTTTCTGATGTTGAAGGATAA